The following coding sequences lie in one Capsicum annuum cultivar UCD-10X-F1 chromosome 5, UCD10Xv1.1, whole genome shotgun sequence genomic window:
- the LOC107870192 gene encoding eugenol synthase 1 isoform X1 has product MASKILVIGATGRMGKHVVQSSVKAGHTTFVLVRRSTLESDPAKANLVDSFKNLGVTILHGDLYDHESLVKSIEQVDVVISTVGRMQLTDQLNIIAAIKKVDNIKRFFPSEFGMDVDKVNAVEPAMSMVVEKIQIRRAIEAEGIPYTYIACNCTNGSFLHNLIQLEPAGLTAPPRDKINILGEGHVTAVFNDEVDIGTYTIKAVDDPRTLNKILYIKPPGNTFSFNELGAMWEKLIGKTLEKIYIPEEQILTDIETYPVPTNIFLAINHSMFVRGVQNNYVIHPSFGVEASELYPEVKHTTVEEYLRRFI; this is encoded by the exons ATGGCTAGCAAAATTTTGGTAATTGGAGCAACTGGACGCATGGGAAAACATGTAGTGCAATCCAGTGTAAAAGCTGGACATACCACTTTTGTTTTGGTTCGGCGTAGCACACTTGAATCGGACCCTGCTAAGGCTAACTTGGTTGACAGTTTCAAAAATTTGGGTGTCACTATTCTTCAT ggtgatttgtatgatcacGAGAGCTTGGTGAAGTCGATAGAACAAGTGGATGTGGTGATATCCACAGTGGGTAGGATGCAATTGACTGATCAACTAAACATCATTGCTGCTATAAAAAAAGTTGACAATATTAAG AGGTTCTTCCCATCGGAGTTTGGGATGGATGTGGACAAGGTGAATGCTGTGGAGCCAGCAATGAGTATGGTTGTTGAGAAAATCCAAATCCGCAGAGCTATTGAAGCGGAAGGAATTCCTTATACTTACATAGCATGCAACTGCACCAATGGATCCTTCTTACATAATCTAATCCAGCTTGAACCGGCAGGATTAACTGCTCCCCCTAGAGACAAAATCAATATTCTTGGGGAAGGACATGTTACGG CTGTGTTCAACGATGAAGTTGATATTGGCACCTACACCATTAAGGCTGTTGATGACCCGAGAACATTGAACAAGATCCTCTACATCAAGCCTCCTGGGAACACCTTTTCATTCAATGAGCTCGGGGCAATGTGGGAGAAACTGATTGGTAAAACTCTGGAGAAAATTTACATTCCAGAGGAGCAAATTCTCACAGACATCGAGA CATATCCAGTTCCAACCAATATCTTTCTAGCCATTAACCACTCGATGTTCGTGAGAGGTGTCCAAAACAATTACGTGATCCATCCATCATTTGGGGTTGAGGCCTCAGAACTTTATCCAGAGGTCAAACACACCACTGTGGAGGAGTACCTTCGTCGGTTTATCTGA
- the LOC107870192 gene encoding phenylcoumaran benzylic ether reductase TP7 isoform X2: MASKILVIGATGRMGKHVVQSSVKAGHTTFVLVRRSTLESDPAKANLVDSFKNLGVTILHRFFPSEFGMDVDKVNAVEPAMSMVVEKIQIRRAIEAEGIPYTYIACNCTNGSFLHNLIQLEPAGLTAPPRDKINILGEGHVTAVFNDEVDIGTYTIKAVDDPRTLNKILYIKPPGNTFSFNELGAMWEKLIGKTLEKIYIPEEQILTDIETYPVPTNIFLAINHSMFVRGVQNNYVIHPSFGVEASELYPEVKHTTVEEYLRRFI; encoded by the exons ATGGCTAGCAAAATTTTGGTAATTGGAGCAACTGGACGCATGGGAAAACATGTAGTGCAATCCAGTGTAAAAGCTGGACATACCACTTTTGTTTTGGTTCGGCGTAGCACACTTGAATCGGACCCTGCTAAGGCTAACTTGGTTGACAGTTTCAAAAATTTGGGTGTCACTATTCTTCAT AGGTTCTTCCCATCGGAGTTTGGGATGGATGTGGACAAGGTGAATGCTGTGGAGCCAGCAATGAGTATGGTTGTTGAGAAAATCCAAATCCGCAGAGCTATTGAAGCGGAAGGAATTCCTTATACTTACATAGCATGCAACTGCACCAATGGATCCTTCTTACATAATCTAATCCAGCTTGAACCGGCAGGATTAACTGCTCCCCCTAGAGACAAAATCAATATTCTTGGGGAAGGACATGTTACGG CTGTGTTCAACGATGAAGTTGATATTGGCACCTACACCATTAAGGCTGTTGATGACCCGAGAACATTGAACAAGATCCTCTACATCAAGCCTCCTGGGAACACCTTTTCATTCAATGAGCTCGGGGCAATGTGGGAGAAACTGATTGGTAAAACTCTGGAGAAAATTTACATTCCAGAGGAGCAAATTCTCACAGACATCGAGA CATATCCAGTTCCAACCAATATCTTTCTAGCCATTAACCACTCGATGTTCGTGAGAGGTGTCCAAAACAATTACGTGATCCATCCATCATTTGGGGTTGAGGCCTCAGAACTTTATCCAGAGGTCAAACACACCACTGTGGAGGAGTACCTTCGTCGGTTTATCTGA